TCTGATTCATCCGCTGACTGATCATCGCCGCATTCTTCCCATTGATAAGAAGGGCGAAATCATTGAGGCCCACCGGGATTTTCTATTGGTGATTTCGTACAATCCAGGTTACCAGAGCGTCTTGAAGGATCTGAAGCATTCGACGCGGCAACGTTTTGTGACGATCGACTTCGACTATCCCCCCCGGGAGAAAGAGGCGCAAATCATTGCGCACGAAAGCGGCGTCGACATGGAGACGGCCCTCGCGCTGGCAAAGCTGGGGGAGAAGGTCCGTCATCTCAAGGCGAGCGGTCTGGAAGAAGGAGTGAGCACCCGGCTCCTGATCTACGCCGGCCAGATGATGCAACGGAAGCTGCCGCCACGACGTGCCTGCCGGGTGGCGGTCAGTACCTCGCTGACTGACGATGTCGAGTCGCAACGCGCCATCGATGCGCTGGTCAGCGCCATCTTCGAGTGAGTGTTCAGCGATCCGCAAAGCAGAGATCTGGGCCTAGAGACGATGGAAATGCCAGCGTTTAGGCTGCACGCTTATGGCTGATCGCTCCTTGTGGTTCGAGTCGCATCTGTTTGCCGATCGTCGTGGGCGACGCGCCCGTGCCGACTGCGAGCAACTGGGGGCGCAGGCGCACGAGGTAATCTTGGCGGCTGGCGACCGGCTGGCGTCAACCTCACCGGTGGTGGCGCAGCAGTTCTACCGTCACGCGGCGGCTGCATGGCAGGCGTTCGGCGCGGATGATTTCGCGCGCTGGGTCGACTTGGGTGTGGCGCTGTTGACCAGCGAGCCGGCGCAACGGGATTCCGCCCTGGCATATTTCTGCGTCGCTCCGAAGGCTCTAGCGCGTGGGGGCCTGGAGCGTTTGGAGGCATGGTGCGCCGCAGGTGTGAGAGTGGCCGCGGTCTCGCGCAAGCTCGGCGCGACCTTCTTCGAGGGCACCGCGCCTTTCATCGGCCAGATCGATCCTGACGTGCTCGCCGAGTGGGTGGGGAACGGGATGCGTTTGCATGGACTGCCCGGTTGGCGTGGGGAGTTCCTGGCGCAGGCGTATTTTGCCGCGGCTGGCCAGGTGCTCCCACACCTGCGTGCGGGTGAGTTTGGCCCCTGGGCCGATGTGGGCGTGGCCCTGCAACCGGCACTACGGGAGCATCAATCGTTCAGCCAACTGCCGCCGGGATTGGACAGGCTGAAACCCGCCGAACGCGAGGTGTTCTTCCACACGACACTGAGCCTCGCCGGCGTCAATCCGGCTGCCGCGGCGGTGTTCTATACGAAGTTGCCCAACTCCTTGGCGCGCGTGCAGCCCAGGGCCCGCGCCAAGGTGCTGCAAGCCTTCAGTCTGGTCGGCGCAGTGGCGGCGAATTCGCTCGCCGAGATCGTTCCGGTCGTCGGTGCGTTGGTCCACGACATCCCCGCTGAACACCGGCTCGCGGCGCTCGATCTGGTCCTCACGGTTGCCCGTGCCTTTCCCGCGGGGACGACGCCGTTGTTGCGGTCGTTGCCGGCGGCCTATGAGGAGGCGCGCCACGCTGTCATCGCGCCATGGCTGGAACGCGGGTTGGCGATTGCAGCTGAGAACCCTGAGGCCGGCGTGGCGTATTTCGGTCTCCAATCTCGTACCAGTGTGAAGGTCCTGCAGGCGTCATCGACGGCGGCAACGCTGGAGGATATGCAAGGCCTGCTCCGCAAGTACGTGCAGATGCTCAGTGGCCGATCGACCACGATCCGGGCCGCCGACCCGTTCCAGCTACGCCCGCCCCTGGAAGAATTCCCGCTCGAAAACGAGATCGCGCTGCCGCTGAGGATCGACGCGTTCGGGACACACGAAGAGAACTGTCTCGGCTATCGTTTCGTGGCGGCGCAATTGGCCGG
This window of the Candidatus Binatia bacterium genome carries:
- a CDS encoding CbbQ/NirQ/NorQ/GpvN family protein, with protein sequence MTETPYYLPIADEVEIFTAAYASRLPILLKGPTGCGKTRFVEYMACVLRKAANGAQPEEHGIPGNLITVACHEDLTGSDLVGRYLIKGDETIWIDGPLTQAVKAGAICYLDEIVEARKDTIVLIHPLTDHRRILPIDKKGEIIEAHRDFLLVISYNPGYQSVLKDLKHSTRQRFVTIDFDYPPREKEAQIIAHESGVDMETALALAKLGEKVRHLKASGLEEGVSTRLLIYAGQMMQRKLPPRRACRVAVSTSLTDDVESQRAIDALVSAIFE